One part of the Xylocopa sonorina isolate GNS202 chromosome 10, iyXylSono1_principal, whole genome shotgun sequence genome encodes these proteins:
- the LOC143428355 gene encoding inactive CLIP domain-containing serine protease A3, with product MYRLLFTLFFACTLRVYVLAQDNRIVFDNGPTESVPNNNGNNNGNNNGNNNGNSGMSCRCVSTSNCPSTNSQIDIRIVNTAPNCGTGQVFCCSENLVDQSCGVRKIAETPHPEGQASYGAYPWQVVLLETNNAFAGSGVLISPNHVLTVAHKVSSYTNNRLKVRVGDWNAAATTESYPTREYSIKRMTIHPQFNSNTLQNDVAVITLNDTVPISSSPNINTACLPTSVPAARTRCWVSGWGKDAFGSNGRYQNIMREVDVPIIDESTCENELKRTRLGQYFTLIKSSFVCAGGEQGKDACTGDGGSPLVCQSASGQWQVIGMVAWGIGCATSNVPGVYVNVYNYISWITQQMTQT from the exons ATGTATCGCTTACTGTTTACATTGTTTTTCGCGTGCACACTGAGGGTGTACGTACTGGCGCAGGATAATAGGATCGTTTTTGACAATGGGCCAACTGAATCGGTGCCAA ATAACAATGGCAACAACAATGGCAACAATAATGGCAATAACAATGGTAACAGTGGTATGTCGTGTCGTTGCGTTTCAACGAGCAACTGCCCATCCACAAATTCACAAATTGATATTCGAATTGTTAATACA GCCCCCAATTGTGGCACTGGACAAGTATTTTGTTGTTCAGAAAATTTAGTTGACCAATCTTGTGGTGTCAGAAAGATAGCAGAAACTCCACACCCAGAAGGCCAAGCTAGTTACGGTGCATATCCATGGCAAGTTGTACTTTTAGAAACTAACAATGCTTTTGCCGGTTCCGGTGTGCTTATCAGTCCGAATCATGTGCTAACTGTTGCCCACAAAGTGTCATCTTATAC GAACAATAGACTTAAAGTGAGAGTAGGAGATTGGAATGCAGCAGCCACCACAGAATCTTATCCAACTCGGGAATATTCAATCAAAAGAATGACCATACACCCTCAGTTCAATTCCAATACTCTTCAAAATGATGTGGCTGTAATCACATTAAATGACACTGTTCCCATTTCAAGCAGTCCTAACATTAATACTGCCTGCCTTCCAACATCAGTGCCCGCAGCTCGTACAAG ATGTTGGGTATCGGGTTGGGGAAAGGATGCATTCGGTTCGAACGGTAGATATCAAAATATAATGAGGGAAGTAGACGTGCCAATCATTGATGAATCTACCTGCGAAAATGAACTAAAGCGAACCAGGCTTGGACAATATTTCACGTTAATTAAAAGTAGTTTCGTGTGTGCAGGAGGGGAGCAGGGAAAAGACGCATGCACG GGTGACGGTGGTTCGCCATTGGTCTGCCAATCTGCAAGTGGACAGTGGCAGGTAATCGGAATGGTCGCATGGGGTATTGGCTGTGCCACAAGCAATGTTCCCGGTGTCTACGTGAATGTATACAATTACATTTCATGGATTACGCAACAAATGACTCAGACGTAA
- the Ohgt gene encoding E3 ubiquitin ligase component cereblon: MTMDANTDDDETHNEIELAEENRQSNVEEDHSEENTDETSVSTESTFDLTLPATHSYLGHNLEELRGRTILDDGLYVNLPLLIKESVMLFPGQTLPMIVLEAQTIDMIKACIENDRTLGVVCIYDKIVPIGTTAEIYECMYDHQEGFRLKAKGRQRFKILRVIIEGYDKISADVQVLPEITLGPPFLDERLASLNHLRIHPKTEEDFKKQEKVENLDAVVTPWPGWVYRQYDPLRLSLKIRQRLQFIENKGSGIPEDPADLSFWVAQNLFLDDYERIVLLNYDCAISRLQREIKYLLNDKIFVCSNCDSYIGKQSHIFPMSKEGPQGTYCNRAGIIHETVTLYHAQGLRLSSESEPSLEYTWFPGYAWIVAMCKNCDAHMGWKFIAVQNNLKPKTFWALTCKSLKSKEK; this comes from the exons ATGACAATGGACGCAAACACAGATGACGATGAGACACATAACGAGATAG AATTGGCCGAAGAAAATAGGCAGAGCAATGTCGAGGAGGATCATTCGGAAGAGAATACAGATGAAACATCTGTGTCTACCGAAAGTACTTTTGACTTGACATTACCAGCAACACATTCT TATTTAGGACATAACTTGGAAGAACTGAGGGGAAGGACAATATTAGATGATGGATTATACGTGAATTTGCCATTGTTAATAAAAGAATCTGTTATGTTATTTCCTGGGCAAACACTACCGATGATTGTACTTGAAGCACAGACAATTGATATGATAAAGGCATGCATTGAAAACGATCGAACGTTAGGTGTTGTATGCATATACGATAAAATTGTACCGATAGGTACAACTGCAGAAATATATGAGTGCATGTACGATCATCAAGAAGGTTTCCGCTTAAAAGCTAAAGGTAGAcagagatttaaaattctgcgTGTTATAATCGAG GGCTACGATAAAATATCAGCTGATGTACAAGTGTTACCAGAAATAACGCTTGGGCCACCGTTTTTGGACGAACGTTTGGCTTCGTTAAATCACCTACGGATACATCCAAAAACCGAAGAGGATTTTAAGAAACAAGAGAAAGTAGAAAATTTAGATGCTGTAGTAACTCCGTGGCCTGGTTGGGTGTACCGACAATACGATCCTTTAAGACTTTCGTTAAAAATACGGCAGCGTTTGCAGTTTATTGAAAACA AAGGAAGTGGTATACCAGAAGATCCTGCAGACTTGTCGTTCTGGGTTGCGCAAAATTTATTCTTAGACGACTATGAACGGATCGTTTTATTAAATTATGATTGTGCAATTTCAAGGCTACAGAGGGAAATTAAATACCTACTGAAC gacaaaatatttgtttgttctaaTTGTGATTCCTACATTGGAAAGCAATCGCACATATTTCCAATGAGTAAAGAAGGCCCACAGGGTACTTACTGTAATCGTGCTGGAATTATACACGAAACTGTGACCTTATATCATGCGCAAGGCCTTAGGCTTTCAAGCGAAAGTGAACCGTCACTAGAATATACTTGGTTCCCAGG ATATGCCTGGATAGTAGCGATGTGTAAAAATTGCGATGCTCATATGGGATGGAAATTTATAGCAGTGCAAAATAATTTGAAACCTAAGACGTTTTGGGCCTTGACATGTAAGAGTTTGAAAAGTAAAGAGAAATGA
- the LOC143428215 gene encoding anaphase-promoting complex subunit CDC26, with translation MIRRSPTRIELRLDDLQEYEAMRKALEAKKESERQPTFNPPSWGGKLPQSEIQERIGYMPQQSQPTHPLPNI, from the coding sequence ATGATACGGCGCAGCCCAACGAGAATCGAGTTACGACTAGACGATCTGCAAGAGTACGAGGCGATGAGGAAAGCGCTCGAGGCCAAGAAAGAATCTGAAAGGCAGCCAACGTTCAATCCACCCTCGTGGGGTGGTAAATTGCCGCAAAGTGAAATCCAAGAACGCATCGGTTATATGCCACAACAGAGCCAACCGACGCATCCCCTACCCAATATATAA
- the Sfxn2 gene encoding sideroflexin 2, producing the protein MGEERLDIDKPLWDLTTFVGRWKHFAWMSDFRTCVVSDSELLQAKKLCEDYKLGKEPAGTTREQIIYAKKLYESAFHPDTGDLQNVFGRMSFQVPGGMAITGAMLQFYRTSTAVVFWQWVNQSFNAFVNYTNRNANSPMNVTQLAGAYVSATAAAMVTAIGCKAFWAKRASPLMARYVPFAAVAAANCVNIPLMRVNEITSGIDISDENGNKLTKSRLAAVKGISQVVVSRIVMCAPGMLILPPIMERLERYAWMQKIKPMHAPIQVLLVGCFLTFMVPTACALFPQNCSIKSSTLERWEPPNYELLKENCKDKEMPTNLYFNKGL; encoded by the exons ATGGGGGAAGAAAGACTGGACATCGACAAACCTTTGTGGGATCTCACCACCTTCGTAGGGAGATGGAAGCATTTCGCGTGGATGTCCGACTTCCGCACCTGCGTCGTCTCTGACTCTGAATTGCTCCAAGCGAAGAAACTGTGCGAGGACTATAA ACTTGGGAAGGAGCCAGCTGGTACAACCCGGGAGCAAATCATCTATGCTAAGAAGCTTTACGAGTCAGCCTTTCATCCCGACACCGGTGACCTGCAGAATGTCTTTGGCAGAATGTCCTTCCAAGTGCCAGGCGGGATGGCGATCACCGGTGCAATGCTTCAATTTTATAG AACGTCCACGGCAGTGGTCTTTTGGCAATGGGTGAACCAGTCGTTCAACGCGTTCGTTAATTACACGAACAGAAATGCCAACAGCCCCATGAACGTAACTCAATTAGCGGGGGCTTACGTGAGCGCTACAGCCGCGGCTATGGTAACGGCGATAGGATGCAAAGCATTCTGGGCGAAACGAGCCAGCCCGCTTATGGCG CGTTACGTGCCATTCGCTGCTGTTGCGGCCGCGAACTGCGTGAACATTCCTCTGATGCGAGTAAACGAAATCACCAGTGGCATAGATATCAGCGACGAAAACGGCAACAAGTTGACTAAATCAAGG CTAGCGGCGGTCAAAGGCATCAGCCAAGTGGTCGTATCGAGGATTGTCATGTGCGCACCTGGCATGC TGATTCTGCCACCCATTATGGAAAGACTGGAGAGATACGCTTGGATGCAAAAGATCAAACCGATGCATGCGCCCATACAGGTTTTACTAGTCGGTTGTTT CCTGACGTTCATGGTGCCCACAGCTTGCGCATTATTCCCACAAAATTG TTCAATCAAATCAAGTACTTTGGAACGCTGGGAACCGCCGAATTACGAGCTTTTAAAGGAGAACTGTAAGGACAAGGAAATGCCCACGAACTTATACTTCAACAAAGGTTTATAA
- the Ing3 gene encoding inhibitor of growth family, member 3 yields MLYLEDYVEMIEHLPQELRDRFTEMREMDLGVQNSMDCLEKKVKMFFANAKKMKPSEKEAEYEAIRREYYKTLEDADEKVHLANQMYDLVDRYLRKLDQELHKFKMELEADNKGITEELERKSLEELPPTNSSQKENRYSFTSSRSRDNHSHSRAEKRRDSNASSTSIEKRLAIEKISPSLPESRPASANSGPIIAATSVLPTPTAIANPVSSVSYNLGHIGAGGNAIAAAASQAIAATQQMQHGRRTASLKASYEAINTGGVHATEFSRELAGAAQTAIAAIQQETTKKHKKKVTTGVPSSSVVAATVQQPVSPPVITTNTQVADSDNTDWTYDPNEPRYCICNQVSYGDMVACDNSDCPFEWFHYPCVGIIAPPKGKWYCPQCTSSMKRRGGRKN; encoded by the exons ATGCTTTACTTGGAAGATTATGTCGAAA TGATCGAGCACCTACCACAAGAATTAAGAGACAGATTTACAGAAATGAGAGAAATGGACTTAGGTGTACAGA ATTCAATGGACTGTTtagaaaagaaagtaaagatGTTTTTTGCAAATGCGAAGAAAATGAAACCTAGCGAGAAGGAAGCAGAATACGAAGCTATTAGAAGAGAGTATTACAAAACGTTGGAGGATGCGGACGAAAAGGTGCACTTAGCCAATCAGATGTACGACTTAGTAGATAGATATTTGAGGAAATTAGACCAGGAATTGCACAAATTTAAAATGGAACTAGAAGCGGATAACAAAGGTATCACGGAGGAACTGGAAAGGAAGTCATTGGAAGAGCTACCACCTACGAACAGTAGTCAAAAAGAGAATCGGTATAGCTTTACGTCTAGTAGGTCGCGAGACAATCACAGTCATT CTCGGGCGGAAAAAAGAAGAGATTCAAATGCATCCTCCACGTCGATAGAGAAACGATTAGCTATAGAAAAAATTTCTCCAAGTCTTCCTGAATCACGACCAGCATCTGCTAATTCAGGACCAATTATCGCTGCTACAAGCGTACTACCTACCCCCACAGCAATCGCGAATCCCGTCAGCTCCGTAAGTTATAATCTCGGTCATATAGGAGCCGGCGGAAATGCCATAGCTGCTGCGGCATCACAAGCGATTGCTGCGACACAGCAGATGCAACACGGTAGACGTACCGCCAGTTTGAAAGCCAGTTACGAGGCCATCAACACTGGAGGCGTACATGCAACCGAATTTAGTAGAGAATTAGCTGGCGCTGCTCAGACAGCCATTGCAGCTATACAGCAGGAAACAactaaaaagcataaaaa AAAAGTAACGACTGGTGTTCCAAGTTCGAGTGTGGTTGCTGCCACTGTTCAGCAACCGGTATCACCTCCAGTAATAACTACAAATACACAAGTCGCTGATTCGGATAACACAGATTGGACTTATGATCCAAACGAACCAAGATATTGTATATGTAATCAAGTATCTTATGGAGACATGGTCGCGTGTGACAATTCAGAT TGTCCTTTCGAATGGTTTCACTATCCATGTGTGGGTATCATTGCACCACCAAAAGGCAAGTGGTACTGTCCTCAATGTACATCTTCTATGAAGAGACGCGGAGGTCGGAAAAACTGA